From the Sebastes fasciatus isolate fSebFas1 chromosome 3, fSebFas1.pri, whole genome shotgun sequence genome, one window contains:
- the LOC141765073 gene encoding protein phosphatase 1 regulatory subunit 29-like yields MASRLRLSSLFLSLLLPALLLLHLPGEVKGDCWLIEGDKGYVWLAICSQNQPPYETIPQHINSTVHDLRLNENKLKAVLFTSMYRFTNLTDLNLTKNEISYIEDGAFAGQANLQVLQLGYNKMTNLTEGMLRGLGRMQCLFLQHNLIEVISTNAFWECPSLSSLDLSSNKLARLDPATFNVLNRLLVCELAGNPFHCGCDLFSFLSWLEEFNNVTHTYDRLQCETPLEMTGFPLLSPLPGHGRNARYTLKSTCRDGVKITGLTSQTPDQDGSGMGLDNPDQGLYHQPTISSTADPTYNHQISLKLQTVSLYTASLMVQIPRPYSKMYILSQFNHTIAVDSKPLKSKKEVLILDNLKPHTNYTYCVASTSKSQRYNHTCVSFTTRGMGTEDPRANPSTTTHYIMTILGCLFGMVIVLGVVYYCLRRRRIEEEKQKAISVKKTILEMRYGPEAAAAVANDPGAMQRLQEQAHHQHHHSGGAGGKLPQSTSSSTGMLHGSANTSSSRLSTLPQVEKMATAFSEAVSGKGNYMDVRTAGVAGEGREGGVGGAAMGGEVIVDMRGGGDNGTEAGEDSDDDGRGSASEISTIAKEVDKVNQIINNCIDALKLDASANVATTADNGNSLSSSQPLTCMTSLPRNLLPLSPGHLGDQIMASSPKVHPKPHPQPHPQQHPQPHPQPQHHPHPQLHQPPHPASMAPVPLVMPLSERPGISGGGFLSPPYRDPPPANAVRPIQRQLSADTAVVKNRCGGPPAGAVKSNRMYSVDNPEQRSDPPKYPTEKNSPVGCGGGGGSGGGGGGGGCNVNGMGNINGGGVSVNGGGMGCNNGSGGGGGCGGGGGGAGVGPGQQQHHLEVQPDYHSSEHRHSFPALYYEGNESPSPAQKASFLKPLGRTKRDATATYSQLSPSRHHNYNSGYSSSPEYSSESTLRIWERFRPYKKSPREEASYIAAGHALRKKVQFAKDEDLHDILDYWKGVSAQQKL; encoded by the exons ATGGCCAGCAGACTCCGTTTGTCGTCcctgtttctctccctcctgctccctGCACTGCTGCTCCTCCACCTGCCTGGCGAGGTGAAAGGGGACTGCTGGCTGATAGAAGGGGATAAAGGCTACGTTTGGCTGGCTATCTGCAGTCAGAACCAACCTCCATACGAGACCATCCCCCAGCACATCAACAGCACG GTTCATGACCTGAGGCTGAACGAGAACAAACTTAAGGCTGTGCTCTTTACCTCCATGTACCGCTTCACAAACCTTACTGACCTCAATCTTACCAAGAACGAGATCAGCTACATCGAGGATGGGGCCTTTGCTGGACAAGCCAACCTACAG gTTCTCCAGCTGGGCTACAACAAGATGACCAACCTGACTGAGGGCATGTTGAGAGGTCTGGGTCGAATgcagtgcctcttcttgcaacACAACCTTATCGAGGTCATTTCCACCAATGCCTTTTGGGAGTGCCCCAGCCTCAGCAGCCTGGACTTATCTTCCAATAAGTTGGCCCGTCTTGACCCGGCTACCTTCAATGTCCTCAACAGGCTGCTGGTGTGTGAACTAGCAGGAAACCCCTTCCACTGTGGCTGTGATCTCTTCAGCTTTCTCTCCTGGCTGGAGGAGTTTAACAATGTCACCCACACCTACGACCGCCTCCAGTGTGAAACACCTCTGGAAATGACCGGTTTTCCACTTCTGAGCCCACTGCCTGGACACGGAAGAAATGCCCGTTACACTCTTAAATCCACGTGTCGCGACGGTGTGAAAATAACAGGGCTGACCTCCCAGACACCAGATCAAGATGGCTCAGGCATGGGTTTGGATAACCCGGACCAAGGTCTGTACCACCAACCAACCATATCGTCCACTGCTGACCCCACCTACAACCATCAGATTTCCCTGAAGCTTCAAACTGTCTCCCTCTATACCGCCTCTCTAATGGTGCAGATCCCTCGACCATACAGTAAGATGTACATCCTCTCCCAGTTCAACCACACTATTGCTGTAGACAGCAAACCCCTTAAAAGCAAGAAAGAGGTACTCATTTTGGACAACCTGAAACCGCACACGAACTACACTTATTGTGTGGCTTCCACAAGCAAATCTCAGCGCTACAACCACACCTGTGTGTCTTTTACCACACGAGGTATGGGCACAGAGGACCCGCGAGCCAATCCATCCACAACCACCCACTACATCATGACCATCTTGGGATGTCTGTTTGGCATGGTCATTGTGCTTGGAGTAGTCTATTACTGTCTCAGACGGCGACGCATcgaggaggagaagcagaaagCTATAAGCGTGAAGAAAACTATTTTGGAGATGAG GTATGGCCCAGAGGCGGCTGCGGCAGTGGCCAATGACCCAGGTGCCATGCAGCGTCTCCAGGAGCAAGctcaccaccagcaccaccattcaggaggagcaggaggcaaGCTGCCCCAGTCTACCTCCTCTAGCACAGGCATGCTCCACGGCTCAGCCAACACCAGCTCTTCCCGCCTCTCCACCTTGCCGCAGGTGGAAAAAATGGCCACTGCCTTCTCTGAGGCAGTGAGTGGCAAGGGCAACTACATGGATGTGAGGACGGCGGGAGTTGCAGGGGAgggcagggagggaggggtgggagGAGCAGCGATGGGAGGAGAAGTAATTGTGGATATGCGAGGTGGGGGTGATAACGGGACAGAGGCTGGGGAGGATTCGGATGACGATGGCCGTGGCTCAGCATCAGAGATCTCCACCATCGCCAAGGAGGTGGACAAGGTGAACCAGATCATCAACAACTGCATTGATGCCCTGAAGCTGGATGCCTCTGCTAATGTCGCAACCACTGCTGACAATGGCAACTCTTTGTCCTCCTCTCAGCCACTAACTTGCATGACGTCCCTCCCGCGCAACCTCCTGCCCCTCTCTCCGGGCCACCTCGGAGATCAGATCATGGCCTCCTCCCCAAAGGTACATCCAAAGCCTCACCCCCAGCCTCATCCTCAGCAACATCCTCAGCCACATCCTCAGCCTCagcatcatcctcatcctcagctACATCAGCCGCCTCACCCAGCTTCTATGGCCCCAGTGCCCCTTGTCATGCCCCTGTCTGAGCGGCCGGGCATCAGCGGTGGGGGGTTCCTCTCCCCTCCTTACCGTGACCCACCCCCAGCCAATGCAGTGCGGCCCATTCAGAGGCAGTTGAGCGCAGACACTGCTGTGGTGAAGAACCGTTGTGGTGGCCCTCCTGCGGGAGCTGTCAAGAGCAACAGGATGTACAGTGTGGATAACCCTGAGCAGCGCAGCGATCCTCCCAAGTAcccaacagaaaaaaacagccctGTGGGTTGTGGTGGAGGGGGTGGAAGCGGAGGAGGTGGCGGAGGAGGGGGCTGCAATGTCAATGGGATGGGAAACATAAATGGTGGTGGGGTGAGTGTAAATGGGGGCGGGATGGGGTGTAACAACgggagtggaggtggaggtggatgtggaggaggaggtggaggtgcgGGGGTTGGCCCtggacagcagcagcaccacttGGAGGTTCAGCCAGACTACCACAGCTCGGAGCACCGCCACTCCTTCCCTGCACTCTACTACGAGGGCAACGAATCACCCTCACCGGCCCAAAAGGCCTCATTCCTCAAGCCGCTGGGCCGCACCAAGAGGGATGCCACAGCCACCTACTCCCAGCTCTCACCTTCTCGTCACCACAACTACAACTCTGGCTACTCCTCCAGTCCAGAGTATTCATCTGAGAGCACACTGCGGATCTGGGAGCGATTCCGGCCTTACAAGAAAAGCCCCAGAGAGGAAGCATCGTATATAGCGGCAGGCCACGCCCTGCGTAAGAAGGTGCAGTTTGCCAAGGACGAGGACCTTCACGATATTTTGGACTACTGGAAGGGGGTTTCTGCCCAGCAGAAGCTGTGA